Proteins from a single region of Pseudodesulfovibrio portus:
- the rocD gene encoding ornithine--oxo-acid transaminase: protein MKSDQFILLEDEYGAHNYKPLDVVIERGEGVWVWDVDGRKYMDCLSAYSAVNQGHCNPKIMAAMFEQARRLTLTSRAFRNDQLGPLYKELCELTNSHKVLPMNSGAEAVETAIKAVRKWGYQVKGVPEDKAEIIVCRNNFHGRTITIVSFSTDPTSTAGFGPFTPGFKVIDFGDAAALEAAITKNTVAFLVEPIQGEAGVVIPPKGYLKDVRRICDEHNVVLILDEIQTGLGRTGKLLAEEHEGIEADLTLIGKALSGGFYPVSAVLSNTEVLGVLKPGEHGSTFGGNPLACAVARAALKVLKEDGLIENAATLGEYFKEGLKKIDNPKIKEVRGRGLLLAVEFSDDAGGARQYCERLKDAGLLCKETHETIIRFAPPLVITKDNIDWALERIIPILSE, encoded by the coding sequence ATGAAATCGGATCAATTCATCCTGCTGGAAGACGAGTACGGAGCACATAACTACAAGCCGCTGGACGTGGTCATCGAGCGCGGCGAGGGCGTATGGGTCTGGGACGTGGACGGCAGGAAATACATGGACTGCCTGTCCGCCTATTCCGCCGTGAACCAGGGCCACTGCAACCCGAAGATCATGGCCGCCATGTTCGAGCAGGCCAGGCGGCTCACCCTGACCTCCCGCGCCTTTCGCAACGACCAGCTCGGGCCGCTGTACAAGGAGTTGTGCGAGCTGACCAACTCCCACAAGGTCCTGCCCATGAACTCCGGGGCCGAGGCCGTGGAGACCGCCATCAAGGCCGTGCGCAAGTGGGGGTACCAGGTCAAGGGGGTGCCCGAGGACAAGGCCGAGATCATCGTCTGCCGCAACAACTTCCACGGCAGGACCATCACCATCGTCTCCTTTTCCACCGACCCCACCTCCACCGCCGGGTTCGGCCCGTTCACCCCCGGCTTCAAGGTCATCGACTTCGGCGACGCCGCAGCCCTGGAGGCGGCCATCACGAAAAATACCGTGGCCTTCCTGGTGGAGCCCATCCAGGGCGAGGCCGGGGTCGTCATCCCGCCCAAGGGCTACCTCAAGGACGTCCGCCGCATCTGCGACGAGCACAACGTGGTCCTTATCCTGGACGAGATCCAGACCGGCCTGGGCCGCACGGGCAAGCTGCTGGCCGAGGAACACGAAGGCATCGAGGCCGACCTGACCCTCATAGGCAAGGCCCTGTCCGGCGGCTTCTACCCGGTCTCCGCAGTGCTCTCCAACACCGAGGTCCTGGGCGTGCTCAAGCCCGGCGAGCACGGCTCCACCTTCGGCGGCAACCCGCTGGCCTGCGCCGTGGCCCGCGCCGCCCTCAAGGTGCTCAAGGAGGACGGGCTCATCGAGAACGCCGCCACCCTGGGCGAGTACTTCAAGGAAGGGCTCAAGAAGATAGACAACCCCAAGATCAAAGAGGTGCGCGGACGCGGCCTGCTCCTGGCCGTGGAATTCTCCGACGACGCGGGCGGCGCCCGTCAGTACTGCGAGAGGCTCAAGGACGCCGGGCTGCTGTGCAAGGAGACGCACGAGACCATCATCCGCTTCGCCCCGCCGCTGGTGATCACAAAGGACAACATCGATTGGGCGCTGGAGCGGATCATCCCCATTCTCAGCGAGTAG
- the selD gene encoding selenide, water dikinase SelD, which yields MKEYKLAQMVKAAGUAAKIAPGDLESALSGLKTQLDDRVLAGGPGDNEDAAIVSFPAGKALVQTVDFFTPMVNDPYRFGRIAAANALSDVYAMGGEPWAAMNIVCFPAKKLPMEVLTEILRGGADAVAEAGAIPSGGHSVEDDEIKYGLSVSGLVDPGRFASNRGVEPGDELILTKPIGTGVLATAVKGEMPGFEEIEELIFRTCGRLNKAGGAVIRELGVTGATDITGFGLGGHLLELAGASGVRIELRMHDVPLLPGALDMASMGMLPAGSICNRNHYLPHAEAADGLDPIRLDLMFDAQTSGGLLLAVKPGQLDQAMSMLEDAGDQPAHVGTAHAREQGRPALFIV from the coding sequence ATGAAAGAGTACAAGCTCGCGCAGATGGTCAAAGCCGCCGGTTGAGCGGCCAAGATCGCTCCAGGGGACCTGGAGAGCGCACTTTCGGGGCTGAAGACCCAGCTTGACGACCGCGTGCTGGCCGGGGGGCCCGGCGACAACGAGGACGCTGCGATCGTGTCTTTTCCCGCGGGCAAGGCCCTGGTGCAGACCGTGGATTTCTTCACCCCGATGGTCAATGATCCCTACCGGTTCGGGCGCATTGCGGCGGCCAACGCCCTGTCCGACGTCTATGCCATGGGCGGGGAGCCGTGGGCGGCCATGAACATCGTCTGCTTTCCGGCCAAGAAGCTGCCCATGGAGGTCCTGACCGAGATCCTGCGCGGCGGCGCGGATGCCGTGGCCGAGGCCGGGGCCATCCCCAGCGGCGGGCACAGCGTGGAGGACGACGAGATCAAGTACGGGCTGTCCGTGTCCGGCCTGGTCGATCCGGGCAGGTTCGCCTCCAACCGGGGCGTTGAACCCGGCGACGAGCTCATCCTGACCAAACCCATCGGCACGGGCGTGCTGGCAACGGCGGTCAAGGGCGAGATGCCGGGCTTTGAAGAGATCGAGGAGCTGATTTTCAGGACCTGCGGACGGTTGAACAAGGCGGGCGGAGCGGTCATTCGCGAACTCGGGGTGACCGGGGCCACGGATATCACGGGGTTCGGCCTGGGCGGGCATCTGCTCGAACTGGCCGGAGCGAGCGGGGTGCGCATCGAATTGCGCATGCACGACGTGCCGCTGCTGCCGGGAGCCCTGGACATGGCGTCCATGGGCATGCTTCCCGCAGGGTCCATCTGCAACCGCAACCACTACCTGCCCCACGCCGAGGCGGCCGACGGCCTCGATCCCATCCGGCTGGACCTGATGTTCGACGCCCAGACCTCGGGCGGGCTGCTCCTGGCGGTCAAGCCGGGCCAGCTCGACCAGGCCATGAGCATGCTCGAGGACGCGGGCGACCAGCCCGCGCACGTGGGCACGGCCCATGCCCGCGAACAAGGGCGTCCCGCCCTGTTCATAGTTTAG
- a CDS encoding UbiA-like polyprenyltransferase, which produces MSFINNFKTVCRMIKIEHSIFALPFAYMGAFLAAGGWPGLWNLLALTVAMVAVRSFAMAFNRYADLDIDRENPRTQKRELVTGELSTGFTLGFIIGTAVVFIVACGLMNPLCLMLSPLALGLSAFYSFCKRFTKWCHFVLGAVLGLAPVAGWLCVDPTFTLPAVLLFCGVTMWVAGFDLLYASQDAEFDRKRGLHSIPARLGIRAALGISTVSHMATAAFFLLAGWAAGLGGVYFVAALAVGVILMAEHLLVSADDMSRVNVAFFTMNGVISVALFIAVVIDLAVGS; this is translated from the coding sequence GTGAGCTTCATCAATAATTTCAAGACAGTCTGCAGGATGATCAAGATCGAGCACTCGATCTTCGCCCTGCCGTTCGCCTATATGGGGGCCTTCCTGGCCGCCGGGGGCTGGCCCGGCCTGTGGAACCTGCTGGCCCTGACCGTGGCCATGGTCGCGGTCCGTTCCTTTGCCATGGCCTTCAACCGCTACGCGGACCTGGACATCGACCGGGAAAACCCGCGCACGCAGAAACGCGAGCTGGTCACCGGCGAACTGTCCACCGGGTTCACCCTGGGCTTCATCATCGGCACGGCCGTGGTCTTCATCGTTGCCTGCGGGCTGATGAATCCGCTCTGCCTGATGCTGTCGCCCCTGGCTTTGGGCCTTTCCGCCTTCTATTCCTTCTGCAAGCGGTTCACCAAATGGTGCCACTTCGTGCTCGGCGCGGTGCTGGGCCTGGCCCCGGTGGCGGGCTGGCTGTGCGTGGACCCGACGTTCACTCTGCCCGCAGTCCTGCTCTTCTGCGGCGTGACCATGTGGGTGGCCGGGTTCGACCTGCTCTACGCCAGCCAGGACGCGGAGTTCGACCGCAAGCGCGGGCTGCATTCCATCCCGGCGCGGCTGGGCATCCGGGCGGCGCTCGGCATTTCCACGGTCAGCCACATGGCCACGGCCGCGTTCTTCCTGCTGGCCGGTTGGGCCGCAGGGCTGGGCGGCGTGTACTTCGTGGCCGCCCTGGCCGTGGGCGTGATCCTCATGGCCGAGCATCTGCTGGTCAGCGCGGACGACATGAGCCGGGTCAATGTTGCCTTTTTCACCATGAACGGCGTCATCTCCGTGGCCCTGTTCATAGCCGTGGTCATCGATCTGGCCGTGGGGAGCTGA
- a CDS encoding TraR/DksA family transcriptional regulator, translated as MTEHQLKEIKTHLIRGLGSMTGQEPVEIMAVEGCPDETDFASQLVQQGINIAMHRRQVARMHELETALRRLSETDYGICEECGEEIGVARLKANPSARLCVCCQSDLEDGLLHCA; from the coding sequence ATGACTGAACATCAGCTCAAAGAGATAAAGACCCACCTGATCCGGGGACTCGGCTCGATGACCGGACAGGAGCCCGTGGAAATCATGGCCGTGGAAGGCTGCCCGGACGAGACCGACTTCGCGTCCCAGCTCGTCCAGCAGGGCATCAACATCGCCATGCACCGCCGTCAGGTGGCCCGCATGCACGAACTGGAGACCGCGCTCAGGAGGCTGTCCGAGACCGACTACGGCATCTGCGAGGAGTGCGGCGAAGAGATCGGCGTGGCCCGGCTCAAGGCCAACCCCTCGGCCCGGCTCTGCGTGTGCTGCCAGTCCGACCTCGAAGACGGCCTGCTCCACTGCGCCTAA
- a CDS encoding glycosyltransferase, translated as MADFRFKVDMHVHSRFSTRPSQWILQKIGCPESFTEPIDLYNIARARGMDMVTITDHNTIDGALEIADLPNTFISEEITTYFPEDRCKLHVLAYHISEAHHEEIQRHRENVFDLVPYLRDQGIAHVLAHPLFAVNDRLTPAHFEQALLLFDVFEENGTRDARQNQTLRDILTRLTPMDIERLANTHDIEPYGDAPWEKGMTGGSDDHSSLNIARMHTRFRGRACVANVLTGIHGHTTRPAGSPATPRTMAHNLYGIAYQFYRSRTGSMSPEVSEHLCFRFLKSALAPGREEKPTVANFFQRLIGRGKATLHREYGPDDSVQDMLLKEASDIIAHDPTLMKIARGQVDDVTTLEKEWARFVSLAANRVLSQFADRTLNSVLGANLFDVFHSIGSAGSLYALLAPYFVGYDLFSTERRFSRDCLARFRHRQKGKSGGDLKIAHFTDTFDEINGVARTIRQQLEMVARHGKDMTVITCGASADVPGAVSFEPVGRFAIPEYPEITLAYPPFLDMLTHCFEQEYDCILAATPGPVGLAALAISRILKLPFHGTYHTAFPEYVGAFTEDAALEEGCWRYMSWFYNQMQVIYAPSEATRFELAERGIDPGKIVTYPRGVDTDRFHPDKRNGFYSRFDVGSRTKLLYVGRVSQEKGLDVLTEAFRQAAKMRDSLQLIVVGDGPYLAEMKRRLRNAPVTFTGVLKGDDLAQAYASADLFVFPSATDTFGNVVLEAQASGLPVIVTDKGGPAENVLPNETGLIVPANNPDSLLRAIIHMVDTPERIQYMRLKARAHVETRTFDSTFLKTWEIFGSHVAA; from the coding sequence ATGGCTGACTTCAGGTTCAAGGTGGACATGCACGTCCACTCCCGGTTTTCCACCCGCCCCTCGCAGTGGATACTGCAAAAGATCGGCTGCCCCGAAAGCTTCACCGAACCGATCGACCTCTACAACATCGCCCGTGCCCGCGGCATGGACATGGTCACCATCACCGACCACAACACCATCGACGGCGCGCTGGAGATCGCGGACCTGCCGAACACGTTCATCAGCGAAGAGATCACCACCTACTTCCCGGAAGACCGGTGCAAGCTCCACGTCCTGGCCTACCACATCTCCGAGGCGCACCACGAGGAGATACAGCGACACAGGGAGAACGTCTTCGACCTCGTCCCCTACCTCCGGGACCAGGGCATCGCGCATGTCCTGGCCCACCCGCTGTTCGCCGTCAACGACCGCCTGACGCCTGCCCACTTCGAGCAGGCGTTGCTGCTTTTCGACGTGTTCGAGGAAAACGGCACCCGCGACGCCCGCCAGAACCAGACCCTGCGCGACATCCTGACCCGGCTCACGCCCATGGACATCGAGCGGCTGGCCAACACCCACGACATCGAACCGTATGGCGACGCGCCGTGGGAAAAGGGCATGACCGGCGGGTCCGACGACCACAGCTCCCTGAACATCGCGCGCATGCACACCCGGTTCAGGGGCCGCGCCTGCGTGGCCAACGTGCTCACGGGCATCCACGGGCACACCACCAGGCCCGCAGGCTCCCCGGCCACGCCCCGGACCATGGCCCACAACCTGTACGGCATCGCCTACCAGTTCTACCGCTCGCGAACGGGGTCCATGTCCCCCGAGGTGTCCGAACACCTCTGCTTCCGCTTCCTCAAGTCCGCGCTCGCGCCCGGCAGGGAGGAGAAGCCCACGGTCGCCAACTTCTTCCAGCGGCTCATCGGCCGGGGCAAGGCCACCCTGCACCGGGAATACGGCCCCGACGACTCGGTCCAGGACATGCTGCTCAAGGAGGCGTCCGACATCATCGCCCACGACCCCACGCTGATGAAGATCGCGCGAGGACAGGTGGACGACGTCACGACCCTGGAAAAGGAATGGGCGCGCTTCGTGTCCCTGGCCGCCAACCGCGTGCTGTCCCAGTTCGCGGACCGGACCCTCAACTCCGTGCTCGGCGCAAATCTCTTCGACGTGTTCCACTCCATCGGCTCGGCGGGCTCGCTGTACGCCCTGCTCGCGCCCTACTTCGTGGGCTACGACCTCTTCTCCACGGAGCGCAGGTTCTCCCGCGACTGCCTGGCCCGGTTCCGGCACAGGCAAAAGGGGAAATCCGGCGGCGACCTCAAAATCGCCCACTTCACCGACACCTTCGACGAGATCAACGGCGTGGCCCGCACCATCCGCCAGCAGCTCGAAATGGTCGCCCGGCACGGCAAGGACATGACGGTCATCACCTGCGGGGCCTCGGCCGACGTGCCCGGCGCGGTCTCGTTCGAGCCGGTGGGCCGGTTCGCCATCCCGGAGTACCCGGAGATAACCCTGGCCTACCCGCCGTTCCTGGATATGCTGACCCACTGCTTCGAGCAGGAATACGACTGCATCCTCGCGGCCACGCCCGGGCCGGTGGGACTGGCCGCCCTGGCCATCTCCAGGATACTGAAGCTGCCCTTCCACGGCACCTACCACACGGCCTTCCCGGAATACGTGGGTGCCTTCACCGAGGACGCGGCCCTGGAAGAGGGATGCTGGCGGTACATGAGCTGGTTCTACAACCAGATGCAGGTCATCTACGCCCCGTCAGAGGCCACCCGGTTCGAACTGGCCGAGCGGGGCATCGACCCCGGCAAGATCGTCACCTACCCGCGCGGCGTGGACACGGACCGGTTCCACCCGGACAAGCGCAACGGCTTCTACTCCAGATTCGACGTGGGCTCGCGCACCAAGCTCCTGTACGTGGGCCGGGTGTCGCAGGAAAAGGGGCTGGACGTGCTCACCGAGGCCTTTCGCCAGGCCGCGAAGATGCGCGACTCCCTCCAGCTCATCGTGGTCGGCGACGGCCCCTATCTCGCGGAGATGAAACGCAGGTTGCGCAACGCGCCGGTCACCTTCACCGGCGTGCTCAAGGGCGACGACCTGGCCCAGGCATACGCCTCTGCCGACCTCTTCGTGTTCCCGTCGGCCACGGACACCTTCGGCAACGTGGTCCTGGAAGCCCAGGCCTCGGGCCTCCCGGTCATTGTCACCGACAAGGGCGGCCCGGCGGAAAACGTCCTGCCCAACGAGACCGGCCTGATCGTCCCGGCAAACAACCCCGACTCCCTGCTCCGGGCCATCATCCACATGGTCGACACCCCCGAGCGCATCCAATACATGCGCCTCAAGGCCAGGGCGCATGTGGAGACGCGCACCTTCGATTCCACCTTTTTGAAAACGTGGGAAATCTTCGGGAGCCACGTGGCTGCGTAG
- a CDS encoding PAS domain-containing hybrid sensor histidine kinase/response regulator — protein sequence MTNHGSRKNTPAPTEDFRSGRDADFAMSRECFTGMYTSIKEGMAYTDPVGTIVRANPAFCDLLGYTEKELVGRTMLSITPEGEREEEAKTILAFINGGATSGELEKEFIHHDGHTVPVRVNFWLNRNDSGEPLGMWGLVYDLSGQREFEKQVSMTMEQYRFLADNSEDVIWALNGRLEYIYVSPSVERLRGYVPEELLGASIAESMTPESFSAVQKAIGNTQNRSSTDRDILADQLVLQFKHKDGSSFWAEVMAKGMRDKEGNWLGVVGSTRDITARKKVEEKLKTNEEYLNALVSATNDSVGLYTPEGTILTVNARLAKTLDSDPEEVAGQSVFDFVPGEYEAQARDLFAEAVSTKKPVNREVVWAGRLMEANIYPIVGEGGSVSALASYMRDVTDVRMAERERRKTQEQYRLIVETANEGILGLDANQRITYANDIIADLFGYDVSEIIGRPITDFIEPSELEENNKRLAQRKQGDKDRYERQFVRKDGSHVWGLVSASPLIGDDGSFLGVFAMIADITEVKQAHERMLTILNGMDADIYVSDLDTHDILFMNDHMRDKYGSFEPGAKCHKHLRKLDEPCPFCRKPELLDEHGRPVGTVMDERYHEGVKRWHLTHDRAIEWLEGKIVHMYLAADITELKNMEDELKQAIIEAEAANLSKNEFLANMSHEIRTPLNGLLGMLQLMELTSLEPLQREYLTTAHESGRNLLKILNDILDLSKVESGKLELEESDFELGQLLDSVLSVFRHQAKMRGISMSWTIDESLQRYFVADKGRLRQILFNLVGNAAKFTQSGSIAVEAYPLESGRRPDSELILFVVQDTGIGIPHDKIDSVFDPFTQVDGSLTRKYQGTGLGLGIVHRLVQLMNGTITISSKEGAGTTIAFTIRAKPLRGKKPGETTPLYKAGGTSLRILVAEDERVNRVVIDRILTKLGHETTCVASGEEALDILKGHSFDLIMTDIQMPGLDGVDTALAIRNQLDIDTPIIALTAHAMKNDRDRFLKSGMDGYIAKPFELNELQAEIDRVMVQASEKDIS from the coding sequence ATGACCAACCACGGCTCGCGAAAAAACACACCCGCTCCCACCGAAGATTTCCGGTCGGGCCGCGATGCCGATTTCGCCATGAGCCGCGAGTGCTTCACGGGCATGTACACTTCCATCAAGGAAGGCATGGCCTACACGGACCCCGTGGGCACCATCGTCCGCGCCAACCCCGCCTTTTGCGACCTGCTCGGGTACACCGAAAAGGAACTGGTCGGCAGGACCATGTTGAGCATCACTCCCGAAGGTGAGCGCGAGGAAGAAGCGAAAACCATACTCGCATTCATCAACGGAGGCGCCACCTCGGGAGAACTGGAAAAAGAGTTCATACATCACGACGGACACACCGTTCCCGTGCGGGTGAACTTCTGGCTCAACCGCAACGATTCAGGGGAGCCGCTCGGGATGTGGGGGCTGGTCTACGACCTGTCGGGACAGCGCGAGTTCGAGAAGCAGGTCTCCATGACCATGGAACAATACCGGTTCCTGGCCGACAACTCCGAAGACGTGATCTGGGCCCTGAACGGCCGGTTGGAATACATCTACGTCAGCCCTTCCGTGGAACGGCTCAGGGGTTATGTCCCGGAAGAACTCCTTGGCGCCAGCATCGCCGAATCCATGACGCCGGAATCCTTCAGTGCCGTCCAAAAGGCCATAGGGAACACTCAAAACCGATCTTCCACTGACCGCGATATCCTTGCCGACCAGTTGGTCCTGCAGTTCAAGCACAAGGACGGCAGCTCCTTCTGGGCCGAAGTCATGGCCAAGGGTATGCGGGACAAAGAGGGAAACTGGTTGGGCGTGGTCGGCTCCACCCGCGACATCACCGCACGCAAGAAGGTCGAGGAAAAGCTCAAGACCAACGAGGAATACCTCAACGCGCTGGTCAGCGCCACCAACGACTCGGTCGGGCTCTACACGCCGGAGGGCACCATCCTGACCGTCAACGCCAGGCTGGCCAAGACCCTGGATTCGGACCCCGAAGAGGTGGCCGGCCAGTCCGTGTTCGATTTCGTGCCCGGCGAATACGAGGCCCAGGCCCGCGACCTGTTCGCCGAAGCCGTGTCCACGAAGAAACCCGTGAACAGGGAAGTGGTCTGGGCGGGCCGTCTCATGGAGGCGAACATCTATCCCATCGTGGGCGAGGGCGGCTCGGTTTCCGCCCTGGCCTCCTACATGCGGGACGTCACGGACGTGCGCATGGCCGAAAGGGAGCGAAGAAAAACCCAGGAACAATACCGGCTCATCGTGGAAACGGCCAACGAGGGCATCCTCGGCCTGGACGCCAACCAGCGCATCACCTACGCCAACGACATCATCGCCGACCTCTTCGGCTACGACGTCAGCGAAATCATCGGCCGACCCATCACCGATTTCATCGAGCCGAGCGAACTCGAAGAGAACAACAAACGCCTGGCCCAGCGCAAACAGGGGGACAAAGACCGGTACGAACGGCAGTTCGTGCGCAAGGACGGCTCCCATGTCTGGGGACTGGTGTCGGCCTCTCCGCTGATCGGCGACGACGGCAGCTTCCTGGGCGTCTTCGCCATGATCGCCGACATCACCGAGGTCAAACAGGCCCATGAACGGATGCTGACGATCCTCAACGGCATGGACGCCGACATCTACGTCTCGGACCTGGACACCCACGACATCCTGTTCATGAACGACCACATGCGGGACAAATACGGATCTTTCGAACCCGGCGCCAAATGCCACAAGCATCTCCGAAAACTTGACGAGCCGTGCCCGTTCTGCCGGAAGCCCGAACTCCTGGACGAGCATGGACGCCCTGTGGGCACCGTGATGGACGAACGCTATCACGAGGGCGTCAAGCGCTGGCACCTGACCCATGACCGGGCCATCGAGTGGCTGGAAGGCAAGATCGTGCACATGTACCTGGCGGCGGACATCACCGAACTCAAGAACATGGAAGACGAGCTGAAACAGGCCATCATCGAGGCCGAGGCCGCCAACCTGTCCAAGAACGAGTTCCTGGCCAACATGAGCCACGAAATCCGCACCCCTCTCAACGGGCTTCTCGGCATGCTGCAGCTCATGGAGCTGACCAGCCTGGAGCCGTTGCAGCGGGAGTATCTGACCACGGCCCACGAGTCGGGGCGCAATCTGCTCAAGATCCTCAACGACATCCTGGACCTGTCCAAGGTGGAGTCCGGCAAGCTGGAGCTGGAGGAATCCGACTTCGAACTGGGACAGCTGCTCGACTCGGTCCTGTCCGTCTTCCGCCACCAGGCAAAAATGCGCGGCATCTCCATGTCGTGGACCATCGACGAATCCCTGCAACGGTATTTCGTGGCGGACAAGGGGCGGCTCCGGCAGATTCTCTTCAACCTGGTGGGCAACGCCGCCAAGTTCACCCAGTCCGGGTCCATCGCGGTGGAGGCCTACCCCCTTGAATCGGGACGCAGGCCGGACTCCGAACTCATCCTCTTCGTGGTCCAGGACACCGGCATCGGCATCCCGCACGACAAGATCGATTCCGTGTTCGACCCCTTCACCCAGGTGGACGGCTCCCTGACCCGCAAATACCAGGGCACGGGCCTGGGCCTGGGCATCGTGCACCGGCTGGTCCAGCTCATGAACGGCACCATCACCATTTCCTCCAAGGAAGGAGCGGGGACCACCATCGCCTTCACCATACGGGCGAAACCCTTACGGGGAAAAAAGCCCGGAGAGACCACTCCGCTCTACAAGGCGGGGGGAACGAGCCTGCGCATCCTCGTGGCCGAGGACGAGCGGGTCAACCGCGTCGTCATCGACCGCATCCTGACCAAGCTGGGACACGAGACCACCTGCGTGGCAAGCGGCGAGGAGGCCCTGGACATCCTCAAGGGACACTCCTTCGACCTGATCATGACCGACATCCAGATGCCGGGGTTGGACGGCGTGGACACCGCCCTCGCCATCCGGAATCAGCTCGACATCGACACGCCGATCATCGCCCTGACCGCCCACGCCATGAAGAACGACAGGGACCGGTTCCTCAAATCGGGCATGGACGGATACATCGCCAAGCCCTTCGAGCTCAATGAACTGCAGGCCGAGATCGACAGGGTCATGGTCCAGGCGTCCGAAAAAGATATTTCCTAA
- a CDS encoding DMT family transporter — protein sequence MKWIYILFGLVAGMTMPVQAGVNLRLRESLGDPVFAAFVSFAVGAVVLGIYGFALRSAPSMAMVSSAPWWSWTGGMLGAFFVFAIIVLAGQLGATSSMAWLLAGQFLAALVLDHFGLVGYDVHQVSWPRVAGVVLLIVGAMLINKY from the coding sequence ATGAAATGGATTTATATACTCTTCGGGCTCGTGGCCGGGATGACCATGCCGGTCCAGGCGGGCGTCAACCTGCGGCTGCGCGAGTCCCTCGGCGACCCCGTGTTCGCGGCCTTCGTGTCCTTTGCCGTGGGAGCCGTGGTACTCGGCATCTACGGTTTCGCCCTGCGGTCGGCACCGTCCATGGCCATGGTCTCGAGCGCCCCGTGGTGGTCGTGGACGGGCGGCATGCTCGGCGCGTTCTTCGTCTTTGCCATCATCGTCCTGGCCGGACAGCTCGGGGCCACGTCCTCCATGGCCTGGCTCCTGGCGGGCCAGTTCCTGGCCGCCTTGGTCCTCGACCATTTCGGGTTGGTCGGTTATGACGTGCATCAGGTCTCCTGGCCCAGGGTGGCGGGCGTGGTGCTCCTCATTGTCGGGGCCATGTTGATCAACAAATATTGA
- a CDS encoding mechanosensitive ion channel family protein: MQEKIDFAIAFLTDWLKANVLTWNTAVQWSCVVGAYLVTALLWRGLERRLFARVDEKFETGLGRSLLRALVDVGNVAVFILFMQICASVFRVMEYVPRVIDAASDLAVAWIVIRLVTSMMPNRALARGVAALVWAVAALNVFGLLSPITDFLAGLSFSVGDNSFNALEAVKGLALAAVFLQAAAITGQFADRRIQRIRDLSPSLRVLMIKAVKVVLFTAAVLAAMSSVGIDLTSLAIFSSALGVGIGFGLQTIISNYVAGVILLMDRSIKPGDTIEVGSVYGVVRGMFGRYASVLTRDGTEYLIPNQQLVSNEVVNWTYSDTNVRLKVPVGISYGSDVEKALAVLPSAIEGVSRVLRSPAPLACMVGFGDSSVDLELRIWIADADKGVTNVRSEVMLNIWRLFHENGIEFPFPQRDVHIKPDSAIAVKIEKDGGE; the protein is encoded by the coding sequence ATGCAAGAAAAGATCGACTTCGCCATCGCATTCCTGACCGATTGGCTCAAAGCCAACGTCCTGACCTGGAACACCGCCGTCCAGTGGTCCTGCGTTGTGGGTGCGTACCTGGTGACCGCGCTGTTGTGGCGCGGCCTGGAGCGGCGGCTGTTCGCCCGGGTAGACGAAAAATTCGAGACCGGCCTGGGTCGGTCGCTACTCCGCGCCCTGGTGGACGTGGGGAACGTGGCCGTGTTCATCCTGTTCATGCAGATTTGCGCGTCAGTTTTCCGGGTCATGGAGTATGTGCCCCGCGTCATCGATGCGGCCAGCGATCTGGCCGTGGCCTGGATCGTTATCCGGCTGGTGACGAGCATGATGCCCAACCGGGCCCTGGCACGCGGGGTGGCCGCCCTGGTCTGGGCCGTGGCTGCGCTCAACGTGTTCGGCCTGCTTTCCCCGATCACCGATTTCCTGGCCGGTTTGAGTTTTTCCGTCGGCGACAATTCCTTCAACGCCCTGGAAGCCGTCAAGGGGCTGGCCCTGGCCGCCGTGTTTCTTCAAGCCGCCGCCATCACCGGACAGTTCGCGGATAGGCGCATCCAGCGGATCAGGGATTTGTCCCCGTCGCTTCGGGTGCTGATGATCAAAGCTGTGAAGGTGGTGCTTTTCACCGCCGCGGTCCTGGCCGCCATGTCCAGCGTGGGTATTGATCTGACCAGCCTGGCCATCTTCTCCAGTGCGTTGGGCGTGGGCATAGGCTTCGGCCTTCAGACCATCATTTCCAATTACGTGGCAGGTGTCATCCTGCTTATGGACCGGTCCATCAAGCCGGGCGATACCATTGAGGTGGGAAGCGTGTACGGCGTGGTGCGCGGCATGTTCGGGCGGTACGCATCGGTCCTGACCCGTGACGGGACGGAGTATCTCATTCCCAACCAGCAGCTCGTGTCCAACGAAGTGGTCAACTGGACGTATTCCGACACCAACGTCCGCCTCAAGGTGCCTGTGGGCATATCCTACGGGTCGGACGTGGAGAAGGCTCTGGCGGTCCTTCCGTCCGCAATCGAGGGCGTGTCCCGTGTCCTGCGGTCTCCGGCTCCCCTTGCCTGTATGGTCGGTTTCGGCGACAGCTCTGTGGATCTGGAGTTGCGTATTTGGATCGCGGACGCGGACAAAGGCGTGACCAACGTGCGAAGCGAGGTCATGCTGAATATCTGGCGTCTTTTTCACGAGAACGGCATCGAGTTCCCGTTCCCGCAACGCGACGTGCACATCAAGCCGGATTCGGCCATCGCCGTGAAGATCGAGAAGGACGGCGGGGAGTAG